The DNA window CACTGTTGAAGTTCTCCGAGAATGGAAAAAAAGTGCTGAAGATGCAGCCCTATCAGAGATCGAAGGTGAGGCTGTAGGGATTAGTGATTATATTGATCTTGATATTTCATACAAAAAAATCAAGATTCTTTCTGAGCGGCATGACTATCTCTTGCAAGTCATCCTTCAAAACTTAGGTAGCGATCCACTTTCTTCTTTTCATATTGATCTAGAGCTTCCAGCTCGTGTATTAGAGCATCCTGAAGAAGTTCAGCAATATATGCCAGATCGAAGTAGTAGAAGTGTAAGCTTCTTTCGAGCTGATCATCAAACAGATGGATCGACTGTATATCCGGGAGATTCAAAAGTCGTTTTAAGCATTCCTTATTATATTGATACTGGTATCTACATGAATCGTGGCAATTTATTCGAAACTCCTGTTCGAGCCATTCTTTATAGGACAGGCTTACAACCTTTAGTAATTGAGAAACCTTTTGGAGAACTACAGTTCTTCTGATTGTTTTAATATCAGCGGATAACAAGGCGTCGCACATTAATGCGAGCCCTCAGCTGGATAATAGGGACAGCGGTCAAGCTCAGCAAATAGATCGCCTTGCGGGAGGATATTGATATGGTGTAAGATTGCAGCCTTATGCCATCCACGACATCAGCTAACCAATGGCTCAACCGGACGCAATTATGCTGCACTCCGGCGTTAGGCTTCAAATTTAATCCCCTTTTCGATTTTTAGGGATTTGACAAGAGAGCAAGCGGAAAAAGAAGCAACTGTTTGAGAGCAAGGCCTGAGTTTGCTGCTTCGCCGAAGCGAAAGTAGGCAAATCCCGTTAAGAAAATCGAGGGGGTGTCCTTCTTTGGTTCGTTTGCTTTCTAAATACAAGAAATGAACGAAACGTAATAATAGGTATTATAGGTATTAAATGAAGTTGAGCCAGAAGGAATTCGACAGGATTACTACTGGGTCGATCCGCCGTATACCGAGTGAAATTCGTGGACACCTAGACAATGTTTTGATTTCCGTCCAGAAGCGCCCCTCCCGCAAATTGCTCAAAGAAATGGGCTTGCCACCAGATCACTCTCTATTAGGTGTCTACCAAGGCGTTTCATTGATGAAGCGTTCTGCAGTAGAACCTCCACTATATCCGGACACGATTTTTCTGTTTCAAGAACCAATAGAGGAAATGTGTGATACAATCGAGGAAATCGAAAAACAGATCGAAATCACGGTGGTTCATGAAATTGCTCATTTCTTGGGAATCAGCGAAGAGCGCTTGGCAGAGCTAGGTTACTAATAAGTGAATAAGCTATGCACTGGAGATGGACTGGGTAAGTCGCCAGCCTTACCCAACCACTTAGCTCAATCGTTGGGCTTCAAATTTAACTTCCCCCTTTCGATTTTTTAGGTATTTTTTCCTCCGGAGAATCGCAAAGCGATTTGACAATTGATTGAGGAAATCAAGAGGTTTTTTAAAACCCCCTTCTGCTTTTTAGGGATTTTACAATTGAGTGAGGAGAAAAGAGGAAGGGTGTTTGAGCGAAGCGAGTTTCCTTCCTCGCCGAACGATTGCAGGAAAATCACGTTTAAAAAAGCAGGGGGGCACCCTTCTTTAGTTACCTTTCTTGGGTGAGCAAGAAAGGTAAAAAGGATTGGTTAATCGTTCACAGCGATTGCAGAAAAATTCCGTTTAAAAAAGCAAGAGATGCCCTTTTTTGGTTCGTTTTTTGGGCAAGCAAAAAATGAACAAAGCTGGTTTAGTAAGATAATAGCTGAGACGCTATTGCTGGAGCAGAAAAATTTCTTTTTCAAAAAACTTAAGCATTGCCTTTTTTCGTCCCTTTACTTTCTAAAGACAAAAAATGAACAATATCCTATTGTAATTAAAAGTTTTTGATTAATACCTCTTTTAACGCCCAATCTATAAAAAACATATTAAAGTTTAATGGATAAATGCCGATAAGATAAAAAGCTTAGACTTTAATCTTCAAATTTATAGGTGGTTTGGATATGAAAACCATATCACAAAAAGAAAGACGTCGAGCAAAAAGAGAAATCATAGGATATGCTCTCATTAATGTCTATCCGAAAAACGTACAAACTCAATCAGAAATAAGAGCAAGGGTCTTTGATATTTCTCCGTTAGGAGCAGGAATTATTTCCTATCAACCCTGTATTAAGGATTCGAAAATCTATCTCAGTCTTTTGTCTCCAGATAACACTTCTCTACCCAATATTTCTGGTAGGGTTGTGCGGTGTAAAGAAAAGAATAATGAGTATCATATTGGTATTGAGTTTGAAAATATCAATGAATATCAAAAATCACTCATCGAAAACTACATCAGATCGATGAAACTGTGGAACAAGAACAAGGAATAGCTGGTCAAAAACTCTAAAACTTTACCTCTCTAAGGCTTTTCAATCCTCTCTTTAAATTTTTCTGATTTTGGTAAATCAATGAGTATCTTTTCTAAACAGCAAAAAAGTTCACTTGCTGATTCTTAAAAAGCAAGGTTCTTCTCACCTTATTCATTGACAGTTTCTTAACTTCCGCCTATAATTAACGAAAAAAATGAGGAACTTTCTTTCTATTTGAAATGTCTAAATCTTTAAGCATAAAAGGATTGCTTTTAAGTAAAGCAGATAACATACTCATAGAGAAATGTAAGAGGGGAGATACAAATTCCTTTGAAATTCTGGTACTTAAGTATCAGAGGCGAATCTTCAATCTGATATTTCGTTTAACGAATGAACCTGATATAGTGGAAGATATAGCTCAGGAGGTATTTCTCAGGGCATATAATGCAATAAATGATTTTAAAGGAAAATCCTCATTTTCAACATGGATTTATCGTATTACAGTAAATACATGCTTCAATTACATAAAGTCAAAGAGAAGACATCAATATGAAAATTTGGAAACGAACGAACCTTTAGAGAAATATACCTTAACATCTAATAATTTAACTGATACAGAACTATTAATTGAACGTCACGAGTTGTCCAAAAAGATAAAAGAGGCCATTGGTTCCTTAAATCATGAACAGAGAACCATTTTTGTCTTGAGGGATGTTGAGGGGCTCTCATACGAAGAAATTGGAAAGATTCTGGATTGTCCGAGTGGAACAGTGCGTTCAAGATTATTTAGGGCCAGAAGAGAATTGAGAACAAAGTTAGAAAATTATATAAAGGTATGAGGTGAAAAATGAAATGTAAAAATTTTCAAGAACTGATATCGGCTTTTATTGACAATGAATTGAATCTACGAGAAACCCTTAGTCTGAAAAGGCACATTAAATCGTGCGAACATTGCAGGGAAGAACTAAAAATTATCGGTAAAGTTCAAAATGAATGTCAAAACGAAGGTCTGTCCTGGGTTGCTCCTCAACCAAGCGAAGAATTTTCACCTACTTTAATGAATATTATTTATAATCTTCCTGCCCATCAGAAAGAGAGAAATCCGTTCTTTTTAAATAAGCCTTTATTCATTATAAGAGATTGGTTCATTTCATTAATGAGAAGACCCATTATTACCTTTTCTCTCTCCGGAGCTACGCTAGCCCTGTTGATAGGCTTGATGGTTTTCTCTTGGATCCAAAAAGATAAACTTCAGACCGTTTATGAGCTTGTACAAAAAGATACAACTCTGGTAGCAGAAAAAGATATAAATTATTATATAAATGAATATGCAATTAAAGCTTCAGAAACTCCCGATGTTTTCCGAGAAGGAATAATAGAATCAGTAACTTATCAGCCTTCAAGATAAATGAGAGCTATAATGAACCGCTCAATGAAAAAACTTAATATTGTTCTTTCATTAATATTCTTTACCTTTTTTATATCTCCTCAAAGCGTCTTTGCTCAAGAAAAGAGCGTTAAAGAATTGCTCAAAAAGATAACCGAAGCAGAGCTTAGGAGCTCTTACCAAGGAGAGAGATTTATATTTAATTTTTATACCCCAAACCCAAATGTCATTCGTTACCAAATCATTCGTATAAGACCAGGCTTAGAAAAAAAGGTTTTGAAAACTTTGGACAATAAAGATGAACGTATAATTTTAAAAGACGGGAAAAACCTCTGGGAGTATATCCCTTCTGAAAAGAGAGTTATAAAACGTTCTGTTGACCCTCTTGCAGACAGGGCTTATACGCTTTTCAAAAATATAGACCTATTAAAAAAGAATTATTCGATTAAAATTATCGATGATGACATAAAAATTGCAGATAGAAAATCAACCCTTGTTGAGCTTGCCCCAAAAAATAATGAAAAAAGGGTTAGATACAAAATCTGGATAGATAAAGAAAGAGGAATTGGATTAAAAACAGAGATTTATAGCCCAGAAAATAAATTAATCACCCTCTCTTTCTATTCGAAAATAGATTTTACCCCGCCCCATGATATGAATAAATTCGTCTTAAGGGTCCCTAAAAACACCAGCCTCCATGCAATAAAGGAAAAACGAAATTTAGCAATGGTGAGTGTAGAATCTCTCGTAGACTTTAGAGTACAGCTTCCTAAAATCCTTCCCAAAGGCTTCGTTCTTACTGGGGGACGCGTGAAGACTTTAAAAACCACAAAGGAGCTCCATGTTCACTATTCAGATGGACTTAGCGGTATCTCTTTGTTTGAAAATTCATCAGGGAAGATGTATACGAGGAATAACACCCCTTTAAGACCTGTTGATATTAACGGTAATATGGGTAATTTTTATAAGGTGGGGCTGGTTCGTCTCCTTGAATGGCAGTCCAAAGGTATTACCATTGCCCTTGTTGGAGAATTGGAAGAAGAAGAATTCTTAAAGATTGCTCGGTCAATAGAATAAAATCAAAAGAAATTAAAATTTGAGGTAGAGATGAAGAACTCTGTTTTTTCAAAGAAATGGACCGTAGGTTTAATAATCTTTCTCATTATACTAGGGTTTCTTATCATTAATAACCTTGATAAAACTATCGATAATTTAAAACTAGGCTTAACCACAAAGACAGCTTTAGCTATAGATGATACAAAAAAAGCCCCTTTTGGACCCGAAACCTTTATAAAGGTCGCAGAAAATGAAAAGCCATCCGTTGTCAATATCAGTACCACCCAGATAATTAAAAGACAAAGTCAAAGAGAATTTGGATTTCGAGGCCCTTTTAGAGAAGATGATCCTTTTCGGGAATTCTTTGAAAAATTCTTTGGAGATATTCCTCAAGGAGATATCAAGAGAAGGAGCCTTGGTTCAGGGTTTATTATCAGTAAAGATGGCCTCATCCTAACTAATAATCATGTCGTACAACGGGCAACCGAGATAAAGGTTACCCTTCATGATGAAAGAGAATTCGATGCAGAGGTTATAGGAACAGACCCTAAGACAGACCTATCCCTTATAAAGATTAAAGCAAAAGTCGATCTCCCTGTTGCTAAACTAGGTAATTCTGATACCCTTAGGGTCGGGGAGTGGGTGATGGCCATTGGTAATCCCTTTGGTCTCAGTGAAACAGTAACTGTTGGTGTGGTGAGTGCAAAAGGAAGGATCATAGGTGCTGGTCCATATGATAATTTTATCCAGACTGACGCATCTATTAATCCAGGGAACAGTGGCGGTCCGTTGCTAAATG is part of the Nitrospinota bacterium genome and encodes:
- a CDS encoding sigma-70 family RNA polymerase sigma factor; its protein translation is MLLSKADNILIEKCKRGDTNSFEILVLKYQRRIFNLIFRLTNEPDIVEDIAQEVFLRAYNAINDFKGKSSFSTWIYRITVNTCFNYIKSKRRHQYENLETNEPLEKYTLTSNNLTDTELLIERHELSKKIKEAIGSLNHEQRTIFVLRDVEGLSYEEIGKILDCPSGTVRSRLFRARRELRTKLENYIKV
- a CDS encoding zf-HC2 domain-containing protein → MKCKNFQELISAFIDNELNLRETLSLKRHIKSCEHCREELKIIGKVQNECQNEGLSWVAPQPSEEFSPTLMNIIYNLPAHQKERNPFFLNKPLFIIRDWFISLMRRPIITFSLSGATLALLIGLMVFSWIQKDKLQTVYELVQKDTTLVAEKDINYYINEYAIKASETPDVFREGIIESVTYQPSR
- a CDS encoding metallopeptidase family protein, whose product is MKLSQKEFDRITTGSIRRIPSEIRGHLDNVLISVQKRPSRKLLKEMGLPPDHSLLGVYQGVSLMKRSAVEPPLYPDTIFLFQEPIEEMCDTIEEIEKQIEITVVHEIAHFLGISEERLAELGY
- a CDS encoding sigma-E factor regulatory protein RseB domain-containing protein → MKKLNIVLSLIFFTFFISPQSVFAQEKSVKELLKKITEAELRSSYQGERFIFNFYTPNPNVIRYQIIRIRPGLEKKVLKTLDNKDERIILKDGKNLWEYIPSEKRVIKRSVDPLADRAYTLFKNIDLLKKNYSIKIIDDDIKIADRKSTLVELAPKNNEKRVRYKIWIDKERGIGLKTEIYSPENKLITLSFYSKIDFTPPHDMNKFVLRVPKNTSLHAIKEKRNLAMVSVESLVDFRVQLPKILPKGFVLTGGRVKTLKTTKELHVHYSDGLSGISLFENSSGKMYTRNNTPLRPVDINGNMGNFYKVGLVRLLEWQSKGITIALVGELEEEEFLKIARSIE
- a CDS encoding DegQ family serine endoprotease, with amino-acid sequence MKNSVFSKKWTVGLIIFLIILGFLIINNLDKTIDNLKLGLTTKTALAIDDTKKAPFGPETFIKVAENEKPSVVNISTTQIIKRQSQREFGFRGPFREDDPFREFFEKFFGDIPQGDIKRRSLGSGFIISKDGLILTNNHVVQRATEIKVTLHDEREFDAEVIGTDPKTDLSLIKIKAKVDLPVAKLGNSDTLRVGEWVMAIGNPFGLSETVTVGVVSAKGRIIGAGPYDNFIQTDASINPGNSGGPLLNVRGEVVGINSAIYSGGQGIGFAIPINIATDILDDLKTKGKVVRGWLGVLIQKITPDLAKSFDLSESEGALVSDVVANGPADKAGIKRGDVIIEYEGKKIKSMEMLPRVVAVTKPGTRVNITVLRNGTKKKFKVTIEQLKETRAEISQDIEKTLGMSVQEITPEIAKYFDLEDQKGVIVSNTEKDSLAWESGLRQGDIIKEINRQKVSNIADYRRLMKSIKEKSTILFLVKRGENTIFIAVKTG
- a CDS encoding PilZ domain-containing protein, translated to MKTISQKERRRAKREIIGYALINVYPKNVQTQSEIRARVFDISPLGAGIISYQPCIKDSKIYLSLLSPDNTSLPNISGRVVRCKEKNNEYHIGIEFENINEYQKSLIENYIRSMKLWNKNKE